Within the Synergistaceae bacterium genome, the region CGGCATGGGGAGGGTAGGTTTTGGGTCTGTACCTGAGGACAATGCTGCTCCTCATTTGCATGATTCCGTACAGTCGGTCGTAGAGCCGGATCATCAAATCGTTGGCGCCGAAGGAAATGATCCTGCGATGCAGGGCTATGTCCGCCTGGAAGTAGGCGTGGAGATCGTTTTTCTCGTAAGCTTCCGTCAACACGCGGCGAGCGTCGAGGAGCAAGTCTTTTTCCTCTTCGGTCAGTCTCCGGAGGGACAGAATCGTATTGCGCTCGAACAAAAGGCGTATCTCGGTGAGCTCATCGATGTCCTTCGTCGTGTATTCCATAACGAACGTGCCCTTGTTCGGGACGTTGTAAATGAGC harbors:
- a CDS encoding GntR family transcriptional regulator, translated to MKIVHTIKDQIYDILKQRILRGEYQCGQQIFEQEIAAELRVSRSPVREALRLLAGEWLIYNVPNKGTFVMEYTTKDIDELTEIRLLFERNTILSLRRLTEEEKDLLLDARRVLTEAYEKNDLHAYFQADIALHRRIISFGANDLMIRLYDRLYGIMQMRSSIVLRYRPKTYPPHADHLLIIDALIAGDRETAWEINRRHLLRTGDEIKDRLQQQRGDEPKKEE